The Dehalococcoidia bacterium genomic interval TCCACGACAACCTTGTCGGTATTGGTTCAGATGGATTGAACAATGTGAGCATCCAGAACAACGACTTCAGCGGCAACACGGCGGAAGGATTTGGGTGTTCGAACGTTGGCACCAATGTCCAGGCACACAACAATAACTTCTATCTCAGCAATAACGCTGGGATTAACAACTACTTCAGCGACCCCTCCGCTCAAATAATCGATGCCACGGACAACTGGTGGGGACATGCCACAGGACCTTATGATGGCTCAGATGACATAGGTGGCTGGTACAACCCCCTTGGTCAGGGCGTCCCAGTCAGCGACAAGGTGAAGTACGAGCCATACCGAGTCGAAGAAGTTGATGGCGGGGGTGGCTGCTTCATCGCCACCGCTGCCTACGGCACAGCGAGCGCTGCGGAAATCGACGTGTTGCGGGCCTTCAGGGATGAGGTGCTGCTGGAAAGCACAGTGGGCTCTCAACTCGTGGATTTCTATTATGAGGTTAGCCCTCCAGTGGCGGATTTCATATCAGAGAATGATGTGTTAAGGACTTTGGTCAGGGAGCTCCTGGTTGACCCCATTGCTTCGTTAGTGGAAGCCACGGAGACTCTCTGGCAAGATTAAAGCACCAGCCAAGCGAATTATGGGGGGCTACCCGAGACGGGTGGCCCCTTTGTTATATAGCCTTTGGCATTGAAAGATTATTTCCACAGGAGTATCCTTGCCACATGAAACTCGATTTCGACTCCACCTACGTGTAGAAATAGGGAAATGATTAGTCAAAATGTATTTCAAGCCGATTGATGAAATGTCTTTACGCCATCTATTCTCTTCTCCTTGGGGAGAAAAGACATTGAAAATGTCGTATTGATGAGGGGGATCCAGGTATGAAGCTGATTTTTATTCATGGCTCAGGCGGCTGCAAGGAAGCCTGGCACTACCAGACGAGTCACTTTCCCGCTGCCGATGTTATCGATCTCCCCGGCCACCCCGAGGGCGAGCCGCGCACCAGCGTTGAGGGCTATGTGGAGTGGCTGCGGGGATACATTCAGGATTTTGGCTATAGCGATGTCGTGCTGGCAGGCCACTCGCTGGGCAGTGCCATAGCTCAGCTTTATGCCCTGAAATATCCTGAAGATTTGAAGGGGCTCATTCTCATCGGCAGCGGCGCCAGGCTCCGCGTCCATCCCCTGTACCTCAAGATGCTGGAGAAGGCTAAAGACGAACCCGGTATGCTCGAGGCTTTCTTCGAAATGTCACAGGGGCCTATCAACCCTGAACTCATGGAGGTGCTCCGGAGGAGGGCTCTGGAGAATGGCCCTGCCGTTTTCCTCAACGATATGCTCTGCTGCGACAAGTTCGACATCATGGATCGGGTTCATGACATCAGGCTGCCGACCCTGGCTCTGTGTGGCAGCGAGGACACAATGACCCCACCGAAATACACCAAATACCTCGCCGATAAGATCGGGGGAGCCAGGGAGGTAATTATCGACGGGGGCACCCATATGGTCTTTGCTGAAAAGCCCAGAGAGGTCAATCAGGCTATCGATAACTTCCTGAGTAGCCTTTGAGAAATGATTTAGGTCTGGCTATCAAACCAAAGGCATCCGAGTTCTGGAGGATAGCACGGTTCTGAGTAACACATCTCCCGGCATTGGGGAGCTAGATGACAACCATACAAAGCCCCTGCGTTTCAGGTGGGACTTTATCCTATAAGCTTTGTTAATTGACCTAACCAACTATCCGCGCTTCCCCGATAAGTATCCAAAAAGATCGCCCCCCCAAGGATCCCCCCATATTCCCTATTCCAACATCCTTATCTCGACCTACATTCTCTCTATATGATGGCTACTACTATCGCCGGGGTGGGATTTATGCAGGATGGGTAAGGTTGGCCCTGAAAGTCTCTCGGCAGAGACGGAGAGTTAGGAGGTTGACAGAGTGCAACCCGACAGGGTATAACCAATTCTGCCAACTGGCAAGAAAAGGGAGACATGGAAGCGGAGAGAATTAAGGGCAAGAATCCATATAATATCTGCACCTGGGACGAAGGTGCAGATTGCGCCAACTGCATCAATCATAATGTATTGCACTGCAAATGGGACAGGAAAGCTCTAACCAGATTTCTCATCCTCGCCCTAATCTTCATGATCATGGCCTTTTTCGGGCTGACAGTCACCGCAATCTTGACCGGGGCGTGGTGGCCGCTGATAGCATACGGGGTATTCTATGTCGTTTTCTTCCTGTTCTTTGAAATACGAATACTCTGCTGCCACTGCCCCTTTTATGGCGAAGGAGGCAAGATCCTGCATTGCATCGGTAATCACGGAGCGCCCAAGATATGGCATTACCGTCCCCAACCAATGAACCAGTTCGAAAGGGTAAGCCTGATAATAGGTTTCATCTTCTTCGGCGGATTCCCCATCGCGGTTGAAGGCTGCGGCATCGGGTTCATAACCTACAACTACGGAGAGTACGGTCAGCTCGCCCTCCTGGGAATGATCGGGGTCGTGCTGGCAACTTTATTGACATTGATCGCCTTCGGCTCGATTCTGATACTTTTCGTGTGTCCCAGCTGCATAAATTTCTCCTGCCCCCTTAACAGGACCCCCAGAGAGAATATAGATGAATACCTCAACCGGAATCCCTTCCTGAAGAAGGCATGGGAGGAAAATGGGCCAAGGGGGGCTTGACAGGACAGTATATTGTGGTGTATAAGTTAGTCTCATAAATTGCCATGAAAGGAGGAAAGTTATGGCAGAGAGTGTCTACAAGATCATTACACTGGTGGGGACAAGCCCCGAGTCATGGGAGAAGGCTGCCGCCAATGCAGTGGCTACGGCTGCAAAGTCCCTGCGCGACCTTCGTATCGCCGAGATCGACGAGCTTGATATGCAGATCGAGAACGGCAAGGTGACCAGCTACCGTGCCAAGGTAAGGATCTCCTTCAAGTACCAGGGCGGCGACTAAGCTGTTCCACCGGCGGTAAAGCCGCAGAGCCAGACACCATCACCACTGATGGAAAAAGGCCCTGAACAGGTAGTTTTGCCCATTGCTACCCGCCGAGGCAAAAAGAAAAGAGGGGACAATTACAATCCCCTCTTCCTTTATGTTGCCCTGCTTAACTTCGGGTCTGCAGCCTGACCTTGGCGTAGCACTCGTTGCAATACACCGGTCTTCCCTGTCGGGGCTCGAAGGGTACCTTCGTGTCTTTACCACACTCGGCGCATGTAGCAGAATGCATTTCCCTCTGCCTCTGATAGCCATAGCCATCCCCATCGCGCTGTTGTCTCCTGGCCGATCGGCATTCAGGACAACGCTTGGGCTCATTGGTAAATCCCCTGGAAGCAAATAGCTCCTGTTCATCTGCGCTAAAAGTGAAACTGACGCCACAATCCGCGCATTCGAGGGTCTTCTCTACGTAGTCCATGGACAACCTCCTTTCCTTTATGACTTGGTCTCAGCTTGGTCATCCATGGCCCTGGGGAACTCGCGAGGAATCACACAGGTTGGGAAAAACCTACTTTGAACCAGATGTTTCAGCATATCATAAAATTGAACATTCTGTCAAGTTGTTGCTGTGCGATGTCCAGGACATACTATACACTTTTCATTCTATGGATGCAGTGAGTATATTGATTTTCCTAAACATGTAATGTATCATCAAACCCACAATACAAATGGGAGGTGACAGGATGTACAAGAGAATACTTGTTCCACTTGACGGTTCGTATTTGGCTGAGATCGCCTTACCCTACGCGGAAGAGATCGCATGCTACCTAAATTCTGATGTGACTCTCATACGTGTTGCTGAGTCAGAAGATGATACCTACGACCACATGCATCGAGTATATATAGATAAAATGGTTGAGGTTACTAGACAGAATCTCCAGAAATTTCACGAGAAAATAGGGGGGGAACCGATTAATGTGAACTCAGTCTTTTTAGCAGGCAATGTCGCTGAAGAGATTGTGGACTATGCTGAGAATCAACAGAGTGGTTTAATCATAATGGCTACTCACGGTCGTTCTGGTATAAGACGCTGGTTATTGGGAAGCGTGGCATCCAAGGTAGTGAGTGCGACAGAACAACCTGTATTGCTTATCAGGGCTAAGAAAAAGGATGCTATCCCCAAAGGGCACAAGAAGCGCCTCATAAAGAAGATACTGGTGCCATTGGATGGATCAAAGGTGAGTGAAGCAGTTATTCCCTATATAATGGAGCTAGCATCAAGGCTTAAAGCAGAAGTAACCTTCTTTCACGTGATTGCGCCGGTCTACTTCTTTTACAGCATTCCAGGAGAAGCTGTAAATCGGTCCTATAGCCCAGAGGATATGATCAATTTAATGACGAGGAATGAGACGTATTTGGATACGGTGGGAGTAGAATTTAAGGACAAAGGAATAAAGACGAAGTCTAAGGTTGTAGTTGGGGTTCCAGCTGATGAAATTATCAGGACAGCTGATGAAACACGGGCAGATGTCGTTGCCATGTCAACGCATGGTTATTCCGGCATCAATCGTTGGACATTGGGAAGCACTGCAGATAAAGTTCTCCATGCAGGGAACACTCCACTCCTACTGGTGAGGCCACACTAAAACTTAAATAGAATCTGGGTCAACAAATTAGAGCTAAGGAGTAAAGGGTTGATGAATGATATAAAATGCCACGAGCTACTTTTTCCTCGCATGACTGTAGGGGTAATGGGGTCAGCTGGCGGAACGCTGCCGGATGAAGTACGGCAGTCGTTGCGTCACCTTGGTGCCGAAATAGCCAGAAGGGGTTACGTCCTCGTGACCGGGGCCTGCCCTGGATTGCCGCACGAAGCTGTTAAGGGTGCCAAAGCAGAAGGAGGGGTTGTGGTAGGGGTTTCTCCTGCCCTGAACTTGGAAGAGCATGTAATCAAGTATTATTCGCCTACCTTCGGCTATGATGCCATCATTTACACGGGAAGTGGCCTCATGGGGCGGGAAATAGATAATATTAGAAGCTGTGATGTAGTCATCTTTGCCGGGGGTCGCTCCGGGACGCTGGGGGAGTTTGCCATCGCCTACGATGAGGGAAAAGTCATTGGGATTATGGAAAGCACGGGAGGAATAACGAAGCACTTAAGGAATATAGTCGCAATGGTTAAGAAGGACACCGGAGCGATCATATGCTCCGATAGTGATCCCGAGCGTCTCTTAGACCAACTGGAGAACGTTTACAAGGAACAAATTTTTCCACGATACTTGAAAATCATGAATGGTCATGACCCTGATGGCCTGCTTGAGCCTAGCCCTGCCGGTCTTATTTGAAGTAATTACTTGGTGACCACCGAGTTACGTGAGAATGGACTGTGCAAACATTATTACTGATGAACTACTAATCACGTCTTTTGAGTTATGCATAACAAGCTACATTTTCTAGGCGCGGCACAAAATGTTACTGGCTCGCGGTATCTAATCAAGGCCAACAACGTCAGGTTTCTGGTAGACTGCGGGCTTTACCAGGAGAGGAAGTACATATATAGAAACTGGGACCCGTTTCCTATTCCTCCAAACACCCTCGATGCTGTGCTTCTTACCCACGCTCACCTCGACCATTGCGGCCTTTTACCCAAGCTGGTACGCGAAGGATTTCGCGGTCGTATTGTCAGTACAGCTGCAACTGCCGACATTACTCAAATCATGCTTATGGATTCTGCAAAGATCCAAGAAGAAGATGCAGAGCACAAGATAAAAAGGCATGAGCGAGAGAGAAGAAAAGGTCTCTATCCGGAGGTACCGCTTTACACACCGGCTGATGCGAAGGCTTGTTGCTCTCTTCTCTCTCCGGTTCGTTACGGTGAGCCCGTACTTATAGGTAACAGTGTTTCTGCTACTTTCCACGATGCTGGCCACGTCCTAGGATCATCGATGATATTGGTCAATATAGGCCAAAATGGAGAAAAGAGAAGTGTACTATTCTCCGGAGACGTTGGGCGTTGGAATAAACCTATACTCCGAGATCCGACACTATTTAACGAAGCTGACTATGTACTTATTGAATCCACCTACGGCGACAGATTACACGAGGACTCTGAGAGCGTAACCAATCAGTTGGCGGAGGTTATTAACTCGACCGTACAAGCCCGAGGGAATATAGTAGTCCCTAGTTTCGCTCTCGAGCGGTCTCAGGAAGTTCTCTACTACCTGAATAAACTGCTTATGGAGAGGCGTATACCTCATCTAATGGTTTTCCTCGATAGCCCAATGGCTGTGGGCATCACGGATATCTTCGAAAAACATCCTGAATTATATGACAGTGATATGCTGGAATTAATCCGAAAGGGAAGTTCACCGTTCGACTTCCCCGGTCTCACAATGGTTAGGGAGACAGATCAGTCAAAGGCGATAAACAACATAACTGGAAGTACAATGATAATAGCTGGCTCTGGCATGTGCACTGGAGGCAGGGTAAAGCATCACCTTGTGACAAACATCTCACGGCCAGAGTGCACGATTCTGTTTATTGGGTATCAAGCTATAGGAACTCTGGGAAGACTTATCGTAGACGGTGCTCGGAAAGTTAGGATATTGGGAAAGGAATACCCGATTAGAGCGAAAATAGCTCAGATAAACGGTTTCTCTGCCCACGCTGACAGGGACGAACTGTTCCAGTGGTTGTCGAGTTTAAATAGGCCGCCTACGCAAATATTCGTTGTCCATGGCGAGCCAGAAACGGCGTTGCAGTTTGCTGATTTTCTCACGGAAAGAACTGGATGGAATATATCAGTCCCAGAGTACGGGAATGAGTCAATTCTAGACTAGTATGTAGCACGGGAATACGTTTCCAAGTTCGAGATTGTGACACCATGATCAGAAGTAAAGGAGTCTGAGTTTTGTATCTACAGAGGGTCTAAAACGCGATATCGACACCTCAACTCGTGGAGAATCAAGAGGATTCCACTTCAGGAACCCCCGTTTTCGAGCATAACTGGGCAA includes:
- a CDS encoding MBL fold metallo-hydrolase encodes the protein MHNKLHFLGAAQNVTGSRYLIKANNVRFLVDCGLYQERKYIYRNWDPFPIPPNTLDAVLLTHAHLDHCGLLPKLVREGFRGRIVSTAATADITQIMLMDSAKIQEEDAEHKIKRHERERRKGLYPEVPLYTPADAKACCSLLSPVRYGEPVLIGNSVSATFHDAGHVLGSSMILVNIGQNGEKRSVLFSGDVGRWNKPILRDPTLFNEADYVLIESTYGDRLHEDSESVTNQLAEVINSTVQARGNIVVPSFALERSQEVLYYLNKLLMERRIPHLMVFLDSPMAVGITDIFEKHPELYDSDMLELIRKGSSPFDFPGLTMVRETDQSKAINNITGSTMIIAGSGMCTGGRVKHHLVTNISRPECTILFIGYQAIGTLGRLIVDGARKVRILGKEYPIRAKIAQINGFSAHADRDELFQWLSSLNRPPTQIFVVHGEPETALQFADFLTERTGWNISVPEYGNESILD
- a CDS encoding universal stress protein, with product MYKRILVPLDGSYLAEIALPYAEEIACYLNSDVTLIRVAESEDDTYDHMHRVYIDKMVEVTRQNLQKFHEKIGGEPINVNSVFLAGNVAEEIVDYAENQQSGLIIMATHGRSGIRRWLLGSVASKVVSATEQPVLLIRAKKKDAIPKGHKKRLIKKILVPLDGSKVSEAVIPYIMELASRLKAEVTFFHVIAPVYFFYSIPGEAVNRSYSPEDMINLMTRNETYLDTVGVEFKDKGIKTKSKVVVGVPADEIIRTADETRADVVAMSTHGYSGINRWTLGSTADKVLHAGNTPLLLVRPH
- a CDS encoding CxxC-x17-CxxC domain-containing protein; the protein is MDYVEKTLECADCGVSFTFSADEQELFASRGFTNEPKRCPECRSARRQQRDGDGYGYQRQREMHSATCAECGKDTKVPFEPRQGRPVYCNECYAKVRLQTRS
- a CDS encoding CFI-box-CTERM domain-containing protein, giving the protein MKAKIVYVALALVLAFSLAAVIVPASPAQAATLCVNPSGTGGCYSSIQAAIDAANPAGGDTIVVAAGTYNENVIVSVANLTLRGANEGKSAGANPETRGSESIIIGGITIQFNDVVIDGFRIDSTGSSGIYINGGTSGHTISNNVVYGPGIGVNARGIEFSSSTSNIVVSDNEFTNWMSGIYVGPSSNNDLEVTGNDFHDNLVGIGSDGLNNVSIQNNDFSGNTAEGFGCSNVGTNVQAHNNNFYLSNNAGINNYFSDPSAQIIDATDNWWGHATGPYDGSDDIGGWYNPLGQGVPVSDKVKYEPYRVEEVDGGGGCFIATAAYGTASAAEIDVLRAFRDEVLLESTVGSQLVDFYYEVSPPVADFISENDVLRTLVRELLVDPIASLVEATETLWQD
- a CDS encoding dodecin family protein, whose protein sequence is MAESVYKIITLVGTSPESWEKAAANAVATAAKSLRDLRIAEIDELDMQIENGKVTSYRAKVRISFKYQGGD
- a CDS encoding alpha/beta hydrolase, translating into MKLIFIHGSGGCKEAWHYQTSHFPAADVIDLPGHPEGEPRTSVEGYVEWLRGYIQDFGYSDVVLAGHSLGSAIAQLYALKYPEDLKGLILIGSGARLRVHPLYLKMLEKAKDEPGMLEAFFEMSQGPINPELMEVLRRRALENGPAVFLNDMLCCDKFDIMDRVHDIRLPTLALCGSEDTMTPPKYTKYLADKIGGAREVIIDGGTHMVFAEKPREVNQAIDNFLSSL